The following are encoded together in the Anoplopoma fimbria isolate UVic2021 breed Golden Eagle Sablefish chromosome 9, Afim_UVic_2022, whole genome shotgun sequence genome:
- the mab21l2 gene encoding protein mab-21-like 2 yields MIATQAKLVYQLNKYHNERCQARKAAIAKTIREVCKVVSDVLKEVEVQEPRFISSLSEIDARYEGMEVISPNEFEVVLYLNQMGVFNFVDDGSLPGCAVLKLSDGRKRSMSLWVEFITASGYLSARKIRSRFQTLVAQAVDKCSYRDVVKMVADTSEVRLRIRERYVVQITPAFKCTGIWPRSAAQWPMPHIPWPGPNRVAEVKAEGFNLLSKECYSLTGKQSSAESDAWVLQFSEAENRLLMAGCRKKCLSVLKTLRDRHLELPGQPLQNYHMKTLLLYECEKHPRETDWDESCLGDRLNGILLQLISCLQCRRCPHYFLPNLDLFQGKPHSALEAAAKQTWRLAREILTNAKSLDKL; encoded by the coding sequence ATGATCGCGACGCAGGCAAAGCTGGTTTACCAGCTTAACAAATACCACAACGAGAGATGCCAAGCTCGAAAAGCGGCCATTGCGAAGACCATACGGGAGGTTTGTAAAGTGGTGTCGGATGTGCTGAAGGAGGTGGAAGTGCAGGAGCCGCGGTTCATCAGCTCCCTCAGCGAGATAGACGCGCGCTACGAGGGGATGGAGGTCATCTCCCCCAACGAGTTTGAGGTGGTGCTTTACCTCAACCAGATGGGGGTGTTCAACTTCGTGGACGACGGATCCCTGCCCGGCTGCGCGGTGCTGAAGCTGAGCGACGGCCGCAAGAGGAGCATGTCGCTGTGGGTCGAGTTCATCACCGCCTCGGGCTACCTGTCGGCCAGAAAGATCCGCTCCAGGTTCCAGACTCTGGTGGCACAGGCCGTGGATAAATGCAGCTACCGCGACGTGGTGAAGATGGTGGCGGACACCAGCGAGGTCAGACTACGGATCAGGGAGAGGTATGTGGTGCAGATCACCCCCGCGTTCAAGTGCACCGGGATCTGGCCTCGGAGCGCAGCCCAGTGGCCCATGCCACACATCCCCTGGCCCGGTCCTAACCGGGTAGCAGAAGTCAAAGCCGAGGGTTTCAACCTGCTCTCCAAAGAGTGCTACTCGTTGACGGGGAAGCAGAGCTCTGCGGAGAGCGACGCCTGGGTGCTGCAGTTCAGCGAGGCCGAGAACAGGCTGCTGATGGCCGGCTGCAGGAAGAAGTGCCTGTCCGTGCTGAAGACCCTGAGGGACCGTCACCTGGAGCTGCCGGGACAGCCGCTCCAGAACTACCACATGAAGACCCTGCTGCTGTACGAGTGCGAGAAACACCCGAGAGAGACCGACTGGGACGAGTCTTGCCTCGGAGACCGACTGAACGGCATCCTGCTGCAGCTCATATCCTGCCTGCAGTGCCGCAGATGCCCCCACTACTTCTTGCCAAACTTGGACTTGTTTCAGGGAAAGCCTCACTCGGCCCTGGAGGCTGCTGCTAAGCAGACATGGAGACTAGCGAGGGAAATCCTCACCAATGcgaaaagtttggacaaactATAA